The genomic stretch CAAAAAATACCTTAAAACTTAATTACAATTTCTCAAATGGCTAGCAACAGCAATTCGTTCTCAGCAAAATTTTATTCCAGCATAATGCCTAAAATCTATGGTATAGGTGCTGCTGTAGTTATTCTCGGTGCGATGTTCAAGATTTTAGATTGGCCGTTCGCCAATTGGATGATTGGTATCGGACTAAGTACTGAGGCATTTATATTTTTTCTTTCTGCCTTCGAACCACGAAATGAAGAAGTAGATTGGTCTAAAGTTTATCCTGAACTTGCCGGAGATGCACCAGCTGCCCCAAGAGCACAAAGAGTGGTGGCAGGAGGAGGGGATCAGGTTTCCCAAAAGCTTGACGAAATGTTGGCTAATGCGAAAGTAGGTCCTGAATTGATCGAAAGCCTAGGAAAAGGAATGCATAACCTTGCAACCTCTGCTGAGAAAATGGGCAATCTATCTGATGCTGCAGTAGCTACCAATGAATATGCTACCAATGTGAAATCAGCTGCCAAGACTTTGGTAGATATGAATGCTTCATATAGCAAGACTGCTGCTGCCTTGACTGAAATGTCTTCAGCATCACAGGATGCAAAAGCCTACCATACCCAAGTAGTAAATGTGACTAAAAATCTTTCTGCTCTGAATTCTGTTTATGAAATGGAACTTCAAGATGCAAACAGCCATGTGAAGACATTGAATAAATTCTATGCAAACATGACTGCAGCTATGGAAGGCCTTACTGAAGCAGGCAAAGAAACCCAAGCATTTAAAACTGAATTATCAAAATTGAATCAGAACGTCAGTTCTTTGAATAAAATCTATGGTGGAATGCTATCCGCTATGAAAGGTTAATTTCTCTTCAATTCATTTAAAATCCATTAAAACTTAAAAATGGCAGGAGCTAAAGAGACACCTAGGCAGCGGATGATTGGTATGATGTATCTGGTATTAACGGCCCTATTGGCCCTCCAGGTAAGCAACCAAATCCTC from Algoriphagus sp. NG3 encodes the following:
- the gldL gene encoding gliding motility protein GldL — translated: MASNSNSFSAKFYSSIMPKIYGIGAAVVILGAMFKILDWPFANWMIGIGLSTEAFIFFLSAFEPRNEEVDWSKVYPELAGDAPAAPRAQRVVAGGGDQVSQKLDEMLANAKVGPELIESLGKGMHNLATSAEKMGNLSDAAVATNEYATNVKSAAKTLVDMNASYSKTAAALTEMSSASQDAKAYHTQVVNVTKNLSALNSVYEMELQDANSHVKTLNKFYANMTAAMEGLTEAGKETQAFKTELSKLNQNVSSLNKIYGGMLSAMKG